From Periophthalmus magnuspinnatus isolate fPerMag1 chromosome 12, fPerMag1.2.pri, whole genome shotgun sequence, a single genomic window includes:
- the cdc26 gene encoding anaphase-promoting complex subunit CDC26 — MLRRKPTRIELKIDDCEEFESIKKELEARKRQREEAESGASDITDIIAGGGASASTSSSSRAELINERIGFKPHPKPNTLPGLFNSLQF, encoded by the exons ATGTTGAGGAGGAAACCAACTCGGATCGAGCTGAAGATCGACGACTGTGAGGAGTTTGAGAGCATCAAGAAAGAACTGGAG GCTCGAAAACGCCAGCGCGaggaggcggagtctggagCCTCAGACATCACTGACATCATCGCGGGCGGAGGAGCCTCAGCATCGACGTCATCATCTTCGAGAGCGGAACTTATCAACGAGCGAATCGGCTTCAAGCCCCACCCCAAACCCAACACGCTGCCCGGGCTCTTTAACTCACTGCAGTTTTAA
- the ythdc1 gene encoding YTH domain-containing protein 1 — translation MTSERREDKDGELNVLEDILTEAPDQDDELFTNTETEITDKKGVKRKSDRSDPGDVKRPRSGHIPSSSSSNKRAASSKKVGSPRASHAPSYRHDDYDDRKLRRRRGRSLEQKMRREERRPSPSPRHDDPQSDEEYGSEAGSSSANGEEEEEPEDDEEEEEEEEEEEVMEEEEEEEEGEKEEDDDEDYDRRDTNYDTRSEAGDSHSSVSFSESESGSEKRRDKLSSSVRAVRENPTSKLRYILRDARFFLIKSNNHENVSLAKAKGVWSTLPVNEKKLNAAFRSARSVVLVFSVRESGMFQGFARLASESQHGGSPIHWVLPAGMNAKMLGGVFKIDWLCRRELPFTKTAHLSNPWNEHKPVKIGRDGQEIQPDTGAQLCALFPLDDSVDVHSVARRIRHKRRTPSEPRPRGRPPIREPGRRRPEEYDLHGRKRPRSDCGPDYTRTGFIQDLRNQPVDRRFSGVRRDVFMNGSYGDYMRDYHHSVGPPAPWQTLAYPGVDPPPPHAPYYHHSHAPPPPHQAYHHPPLPPHEPHRFRDKSRTTGHRGYASSPHDYDMRVDDFLRRTQAVVSSRRERDRQRERPPRESRRERERGRDRGGEREREKERGRYRR, via the exons ATGACGTCAGAGCGGCGCGAGGACAAAG ATGGAGAGCTGAACGTGCTGGAGGACATTTTAACAGAAGCTCCGGATCAAGATGATGAACTGTTCACCAACACAGAGACTGAGATCACAGACAAGAAAG GAGTGAAGCGAAAGTCTGACCGCTCTGACCCGGGGGATGTGAAGCGGCCACGCTCAGGACACATtccctcatcctcttcctctaaTAAGAGAGCAGCATCCTCAAAGAAGGTGGGGTCTCCCAGAGCGAGCCATGCCCCCAGCTATCGCCATGATGACTATGACGACCGGAAACTACGGCGACGCAGAGGGCGGAGCCTAGAACAG aaAATGCGCCGTGAAGAACGACGGCCAAGCCCCTCCCCTCGCCACGATGACCCCCAATCAGACGAAGAGTACGGCTCTGAAGCAGGAAGCTCTTCAGccaatggagaggaggaggaggagcctgaggatgatgaggaggaggaggaggaagaggaggag gaggaggtgatggaggaagaggaggaggaagaggagggagagaaggaggaagacgACGATGAGGATTACGACAGAAGAGACACAAACTACGACACACGAAGTGAAGCTGGAGACTCACACAGCTCTGTCAGCTTCAGCGAGTCTGAGTCAG GTTCAGAGAAGAGGCGGGACAAGCTCTCATCCTCAGTGCGAGCCGTCAGAGAGA ATCCGACAAGTAAACTGCGCTACATTCTGAGAGATGCACGATTCTTCCTCATCAAGAGCAACAACCATGAGAATGTGTCCCTCGCCAAAGCCAAG GGCGTGTGGTCCACTCTTCCGGTGAATGAGAAGAAGTTAAACGCTGCGTTTCGTTCGGCTCGAAGTGTTGTCCTGGTTTTTTCTGTGAGAGAGAGTGGCATGTTCCAAG GTTTCGCTCGTTTGGCGTCCGAGTCTCAGCACGGCGGCTCACCTATTCACTGGGTGCTGCCCGCCGGAATGAACGCAAAGATGTTAGGAGGAGTCTTCAAGATCGACTGGCTGTGCAG GAGGGAGCTCCCGTTCACCAAGACCGCTCATCTGTCCAACCCCTGGAACGAACACAAACCCGTCAAGATCGGACGAGACGGACAG GAGATCCAGCCAGACACTGGGGCGCAACTCTGCGCTCTCTTCCCATTAGACGACAGCGTGGATGTGCACAGCGTTGCACGGAGAATTCGTCACAAACGCCGCACGCCGTCGGAGCCCCGCCCCAGAGGACGCCCACCAATCAGAGAGCCGGGAAG GCGTCGGCCAGAAGAGTACGACCTCCACGGAAGAAAGAGACCGCGCTCAGACTGTGgaccagactacaccagaacag GTTTTATCCAGGACCTGAGGAACCAGCCAGTGGACAG GAGGTTTTCTGGAGTTCGTCGAGACGTCTTCATGAACGGG TCTTATGGAGATTACATGAGGGACTATCATCACAGTGTTGGGCCTCCTGCTCCGTGGCAGACGCTG GCGTACCCGGGCGTGGACCCGCCCCCTCCTCACGCTCCTTATTACCACCACAGCCacgccccgccccctcctcaccAGGCATACCACCACCCCCCCCTGCCCCCCCACGAGCCGCACCGCTTCAGAGACAAGAGCCGGACCACGGGTCACCGGGGCTACGCATCCAGCCCG CACGATTACGATATGAGAGTGGACGACTTCCTGCGCCGGACACAAGCTGTGGTCAGCAGCCgccgagagagagacagacagagagagagacccccCCGAGAgtccaggagagagagggagagagggagagacagaggaggtgagagggagagagagaaggagaggggaaggtACAGAcgctga
- the ufc1 gene encoding ubiquitin-fold modifier-conjugating enzyme 1: MCDEATRRVVAQIPLLKTPAGPREPALWPSRLKEEYGALIKAVELNKAADSDWFRLEANADGTRWSGVCWFIHELLKYELQLEVQLTVTYPTTAPDLILPELEGKTAKMFTGGKICLTEHFHPLWARNQPRFGIAHALALGLGPWLAVEVPDLISKGLITHKDGQS; the protein is encoded by the exons ATGTGTGACGAGGCCACGCGGCGTGTAGTTGCTCAGATTCCACTCTTGAAGACTCCGGCTGGACCTCGGGAACCTGCACTTTGGCCCTCTCGCCTGAAGGAGGAGTATGGAGCGCTGATAAAGGCAGTGGAGCTGAACAAAGCGGCGGATTCTGATTGGTTCAGATTGGAAGCTAACGCTGACGGGACTCGGTGGAGCGGAGTGTGCTGGTTTATTCACGAGCTGCTCAAGTACGAACTGCAGCTGGAG GTACAGCTGACCGTGACGTACCCGACCACAGCTCCAGACCTGATCCTTCCCGAGCTCGAGGGCAAAACGGCAAAGATGTTCACAGGAGGAAAGATCTGCCTGACGGAGCACTTCCACCCGCTGTGGGCCCGGAACCAGCCGCGCTTTGGCATCGCCCACGCCCTGGCGCTGGGGCTCGGGCCCTGGTTAGCCGTGGAGGTGCCCGACCTCATCAGCAAAGGGCTCATCACGCACAAGGACGGGCAGAGTTAG